From a single Raphanus sativus cultivar WK10039 chromosome 3, ASM80110v3, whole genome shotgun sequence genomic region:
- the LOC108845172 gene encoding uncharacterized protein LOC108845172, with product MRIELMNSCNVRDYRNVHELIKKAAEQEAGLEEEWKQNQASQNLGVKQTRDTAPSGQVAPARPQCRRCDRNHSGECRVGVFYNCGQPGHVYRDCQNERQVRPSRIRCYRCNQEGHIARDCRVQLGGNAKGAPPQQQREPAGRPRAYVAEALEGPEPIAGSVAVGGVAAFTLFDTGATHSFVSPDFTREWTFSGSYNTQVVGVGTAGKEKMTTKGKYGEVPVVLAGINLPADLMELELGRYEVILGMDWLARQRAVVDCAKACV from the exons ATGAGGATTGAGTTAATGAATAGTTGCAATGTGCGAGACTACCGCAACGTTCACGAGCTAATCAAGAAGGCTGCTGAGCAGGAAGCAGGGTTAGAGGAAGAATGGAAGCAGAACCAGGCCTCCCAGAACCTGGGAGTCAAACAGACCCGGGACACAGCGCCGTCTGGACAGGTCGCTCCGGCAAGGCCTCAGTGTCGGAGGTGCGATCGGAACCACTCCGGAGAGTGCCGGGTGGGCGTGTTCTATAATTGCGGGCAACCCGGGCATGTCTACCGAGACTGCCAGAATGAAAGACAAGTGCGACCGAGTAGAATCCGATGTTACCGTTGCAACCAGGAAGGACACATAGCCCGAGACTGCAGAGTGCAGCTAGGAGGGAACGCAAAAGGAGCACCACCTCAACAGCAGAGGGAACCAGCTGGAAGACCACGCGCTTACGTGGCAGAGGCCCTCGAGGGTCCCGAACCGATTGCGG GATCCGTCGCGGTCGGGGGAGTGGCGGCGTTCACTCTCTTCGACACCGGAGCAACCCATAGTTTTGTAAGCCCCGACTTTACTCGGGAGTGGACTTTTTCGGGGAGCTACAACACTCAAGTCGTGGGGGTTGGAACTGCGGGGAAAGAAAAGATGACGACTAAAGGAAAGTACGGGGAAGTGCCGGTGGTCCTCGCAGGCATAAACCTACCCGCGGACCTGATGGAGTTGGAGCTCGGCCGTTACGAAGTGATATTGGGAATGGACTGGTTGGCTCGTCAAAGAGCTGTAGTTGATTGTGCCAAGGCGTGTGTTTGA
- the LOC108847927 gene encoding ETHYLENE INSENSITIVE 3-like 1 protein → MMMFNEMGMYGSMDFLSSTSHAETEVCPFPQDHPLVEDDYTDDEVDVDELERRVWRDKMRLKRLKEQQQSRCKEGADASKQRQSQEQARRKKMSRAQDGILKYMLKMMEVCKAQGFVYGIIPEKGKPVTGASDNLREWWKDKVRFDRNGPAAIAKYGAENNNIAGGGSNDCNSLVGPTPHTLQELQDTTLGSLLSALMQHCDPPQRRFPLEKGVPPPWWPNGREDWWPQLGLPNDQAPPPPYKKPHDLKKAWKVGVLTAVIKHMSPDIAKIRKLVRQSKCLQDKMTAKESATWLAIINQEEVVAQELYPGSCPPLSSSSLGSGSLLIDDCSEYDVECFEKEHQQGFDVEELKPEIVVSMNHPTSFGICRMQQFPVKEEVVATVGNLDFARKRKQNNDLNVLMMERPGFTCENGQCPHSKINLGFQDRSSRDNHQMVCPYRDNRLAYGAAPKFHTSEVKAVVVSQQSQPYPQPVQPTDLSGYGVPKNGQKMITELMAMYDRNVQSSQASNQSMIVDSTAAQNYQEQQLSFNRNQMFMQQGNSEINNQSQIVFDSTSFDVASFDYKNDWQAGVMEGMGKQQQDVSIWF, encoded by the coding sequence ATGATGATGTTTAACGAGATGGGCATGTACGGAAGCATGGATTTCTTGTCTTCAACATCTCATGCAGAAACCGAGGTGTGTCCATTTCCACAAGACCATCCACTGGTTGAAGATGATTACACAGATGATGAGGTGGATGTTGATGAGCTTGAGAGAAGGGTGTGGAGAGACAAGATGCGTCTAAAACGCCTCAAGGAGCAGCAGCAGAGCAGGTGCAAAGAAGGAGCCGACGCATCGAAACAGAGACAGTCGCAGGAGCAAGCCAGGAGGAAGAAAATGTCGAGAGCACAAGATGGGATCTTGAAATACATGTTGAAGATGATGGAAGTTTGTAAAGCTCAGGGCTTTGTCTACGGTATCATCCCTGAGAAAGGAAAGCCAGTGACGGGTGCTTCCGACAATCTTAGGGAGTGGTGGAAAGATAAAGTCAGGTTTGACCGTAACGGTCCAGCCGCCATTGCCAAGTACGGAGCAGAGAACAATAATATAGCTGGTGGAGGGAGTAATGATTGTAATAGTTTGGTTGGACCAACACCACACACTCTTCAGGAGCTTCAAGACACAACTCTCGGATCGCTTTTGTCGGCGTTGATGCAACACTGTGATCCTCCGCAGAGACGGTTTCCTTTGGAGAAAGGTGTTCCGCCGCCGTGGTGGCCTAATGGGAGAGAAGACTGGTGGCCTCAGCTCGGTTTGCCTAATGACcaagctcctcctcctccttatAAGAAGCCTCATGATTTGAAGAAAGCTTGGAAAGTCGGTGTTTTGACCGCCGTTATCAAGCATATGTCGCCTGATATTGCGAAAATCCGTAAGCTTGTGAGGCAATCGAAATGCTTGCAGGATAAGATGACGGCGAAAGAGAGTGCCACTTGGCTTGCCATTATCAACCAAGAAGAGGTTGTGGCCCAGGAGCTTTATCCCGGGTCATGTCctcctctttcttcttcatctttggGAAGTGGATCTCTTCTCATCGATGATTGTAGTGAGTATGATGTTGAATGTTTTGAGAAGGAACATCAACAGGGTTTTGATGTGGAAGAGCTAAAACCTGAGATAGTAGTGAGTATGAATCATCCAACAAGCTTTGGGATTTGTAGAATGCAGCAGTTTCCTGTAAAGGAAGAAGTCGTGGCCACCGTGGGAAACTTGGATTTTGCCAGGAAGAGGAAGCAGAACAATGATCTGAATGTGTTGATGATGGAGAGACCAGGTTTCACTTGTGAGAATGGTCAGTGTCCTCACAGCAAAATCAATCTTGGATTCCAGGACAGGAGCTCAAGGGACAATCACCAAATGGTTTGTCCTTATAGAGATAATCGTTTAGCATATGGAGCAGCACCGAAGTTTCATACGAGTGAAGTGAAAGCTGTAGTTGTATCACAACAGTCACAACCCTATCCTCAGCCAGTCCAACCGACCGACCTATCAGGCTATGGAGTTCCCAAAAATGGGCAAAAGATGATCACTGAGCTAATGGCTATGTACGACAGAAATGTCCAGAGCAGCCAAGCTTCAAATCAAAGCATGATCGTTGATTCAACAGCAGCTCAGAATTACCAAGAACAGCAGCTTAGTTTCAACCGCAATCAGATGTTTATGCAACAAGGGAACAGTGAGATTAACAATCAGTCTCAGATTGTGTTTGATTCGACCTCGTTTGATGTTGCATCATTCGATTACAAAAATGACTGGCAAGCTGGAGTTATGGAAGGAATGGGGAAGCAGCAGCAAGATGTATCAATATGGTTCTGA